The Actinopolyspora erythraea genome has a segment encoding these proteins:
- a CDS encoding ABC transporter ATP-binding protein, translating into MTRYQARAIGVSRRFGSLNALDDIDLDIPAGELLGLLGPNGAGKTTLLSLLTGLRVPHSGRVELFGGDPRRPRNRERLGTTPQETGLPDTLRVAEIVEFVAKHYPKPLPVGELLEQFGLSELARRQAGSLSGGQQRRLSAALAFVGDPGLVVLDEPTTGLDVAARDSLWDALRHHHQRGTTVLLTSHYLAEIEALAERIVVMDRGRVLADGPQREIKSRVRTRTVTVRGELPELPGVVRSELEDGAHRLLTHDSDQLVRDLVRSGADFEDLTVTGTSLEEAFTALTSTGNRTDETAGRRA; encoded by the coding sequence ATGACGCGATACCAAGCACGCGCCATCGGCGTGTCACGCCGGTTCGGTTCGCTGAACGCGCTGGACGACATCGACCTCGACATACCCGCCGGAGAACTCCTGGGGCTGCTGGGCCCCAACGGAGCGGGCAAAACCACCCTCCTGAGCCTGCTCACCGGTCTTCGCGTTCCCCACTCGGGCCGCGTCGAGCTGTTCGGCGGGGATCCCCGGCGACCGCGCAACCGCGAACGACTGGGAACCACCCCGCAGGAAACCGGCCTGCCGGACACGCTGCGCGTGGCCGAGATCGTGGAGTTCGTCGCCAAGCACTACCCGAAACCGCTGCCGGTCGGTGAACTGCTGGAGCAGTTCGGACTCAGCGAGCTCGCGCGCAGACAGGCCGGGTCGCTGTCCGGTGGACAGCAACGACGGTTGAGCGCGGCGCTGGCCTTCGTGGGCGACCCCGGACTGGTGGTGCTCGACGAACCGACCACCGGGCTGGACGTGGCCGCGCGTGACTCGCTCTGGGACGCGCTGCGCCATCACCATCAACGCGGGACGACAGTGCTGCTGACCAGCCACTACCTGGCGGAGATAGAGGCCCTGGCGGAACGGATCGTGGTGATGGACCGCGGCAGGGTGCTGGCCGACGGGCCACAACGGGAGATCAAGTCACGGGTGCGCACCCGCACCGTGACCGTGCGGGGAGAACTACCGGAACTGCCGGGGGTGGTGCGTTCCGAACTCGAGGACGGAGCCCACCGGCTGCTCACCCACGACTCCGACCAACTCGTCCGGGACCTGGTGCGCAGCGGAGCCGATTTCGAGGACCTGACCGTGACGGGGACCTCCCTTGAGGAGGCGTTCACCGCCCTGACCTCGACGGGGAACCGGACCGACGAGACCGCCGGGAGAAGAGCATGA
- a CDS encoding SMI1/KNR4 family protein — MDVTLLWTKITLWLAEHAPTTASELRQAQPPPDMADFESGFELALPHQLKEWWSCCGGTETGALTDVLPPFYAPYGASGAWRVWCELRETWADKWHRPACDYYAGSAGSSFHPAWIPIAGDGFADELVVDLRPGPLRGCVLEWEQETSRVGPPLWADLASMLADVHRALVEGGSAGYSRPTVTEDGRLDWQIR; from the coding sequence ATGGACGTCACGCTGCTGTGGACCAAAATCACGCTTTGGCTCGCCGAGCACGCGCCGACCACCGCTTCCGAACTCCGGCAGGCCCAGCCCCCGCCGGACATGGCCGACTTCGAGTCCGGCTTCGAGCTGGCACTCCCCCACCAGCTCAAGGAGTGGTGGTCCTGCTGCGGCGGGACCGAGACCGGGGCGTTGACCGATGTGCTGCCGCCGTTCTACGCGCCCTACGGCGCATCGGGTGCGTGGCGGGTCTGGTGCGAGCTCCGGGAGACCTGGGCGGACAAGTGGCACCGACCCGCCTGTGACTACTACGCGGGCTCGGCGGGGAGCAGTTTCCACCCGGCCTGGATTCCGATCGCGGGCGACGGTTTCGCCGACGAGCTGGTGGTGGACCTGCGCCCCGGCCCGCTGCGCGGCTGCGTCCTGGAGTGGGAACAGGAGACGAGTCGTGTCGGTCCGCCGCTGTGGGCCGATCTGGCCTCGATGCTGGCCGATGTGCACCGCGCGCTGGTCGAAGGGGGCTCCGCCGGGTACAGCAGGCCGACCGTGACCGAGGACGGCAGGCTGGACTGGCAGATCCGCTGA
- a CDS encoding aldehyde dehydrogenase family protein has translation MAYAPALESAALARLREHYRPFVDGEFTGGAGDPFSSLNPATAEPLAEVSGSDASDVDRAVSAAEEAFRRRWTPIGGTERAKYLFRIARLLQERARELAVLASLETGEPVRKTTEFDLPNAAAQFLHYAGWADKLDYAGFGPSPAPQGVVGQVLPSNFPLLLLAQRVAPALACGATVVVKPAERTPLTALVFGEICEQAGLPAGVVNVLPGGSGVGAKLLAHPGVRKAVFAGSTEVGKRVRQDLAGRGKRLTSDLGGSGVNIVFADAAPEETVRGVVEGAFFNQGRVRCAGSRLLVEESVADEFVARLRARAESLRVGDPLDRNTDVGALGSAEVTRLSELLERGVAEGATRWTSPAAPPHDGGFLPPTLLTDVQQSMSVARAEVFGPVLSVLTFRTPEEAVTKANNTPHGLAAGVWSEKGSRALWTARRLRTGVVWANAFHRFDPTAPFGGRGESGEGRVGGAAGLEAYLDV, from the coding sequence TTGGCTTACGCGCCCGCCCTCGAGTCCGCGGCGCTCGCCCGGCTTCGGGAGCACTACCGACCGTTCGTCGACGGGGAGTTCACCGGTGGGGCCGGTGATCCGTTCTCCAGCCTGAATCCGGCCACCGCCGAGCCGCTGGCCGAGGTCTCGGGCAGCGACGCGTCCGATGTGGACCGCGCGGTGAGTGCGGCCGAGGAGGCGTTCCGGCGGCGCTGGACGCCGATCGGCGGTACCGAACGGGCCAAGTACCTGTTCCGGATCGCCAGACTGCTGCAGGAACGGGCCCGCGAGCTCGCCGTGCTGGCGAGCCTGGAAACCGGCGAACCCGTCCGCAAGACCACGGAGTTCGACCTGCCCAACGCCGCGGCGCAGTTCCTGCACTACGCGGGCTGGGCGGACAAGCTGGACTACGCGGGGTTCGGCCCCTCCCCCGCTCCGCAGGGCGTGGTCGGGCAGGTGCTGCCGTCGAACTTCCCGTTGCTGCTGCTGGCGCAACGGGTCGCCCCGGCCCTGGCGTGCGGTGCCACCGTGGTCGTCAAACCGGCCGAGCGGACACCGTTGACCGCCCTGGTGTTCGGTGAGATCTGCGAGCAGGCGGGGCTTCCGGCCGGAGTGGTCAACGTGCTGCCCGGTGGGTCGGGGGTCGGCGCGAAGCTGCTGGCGCATCCGGGGGTGCGCAAGGCGGTGTTCGCCGGTTCCACCGAGGTCGGCAAACGGGTTCGGCAGGATCTCGCGGGCAGGGGCAAGCGACTCACGTCCGACCTGGGCGGCAGCGGGGTGAACATCGTCTTCGCCGACGCCGCCCCCGAGGAAACGGTGCGGGGCGTGGTCGAGGGCGCGTTCTTCAACCAGGGGAGGGTCCGCTGCGCCGGATCCCGACTGCTGGTGGAGGAGTCCGTGGCCGATGAGTTCGTGGCGCGGCTGCGGGCGCGCGCGGAGTCACTGCGGGTGGGGGACCCGCTGGACCGCAACACCGATGTGGGCGCGCTCGGTTCGGCTGAGGTGACACGGCTGTCCGAGCTCCTCGAACGCGGGGTCGCGGAAGGGGCGACTCGCTGGACCAGCCCGGCGGCACCGCCGCACGACGGCGGTTTCCTGCCCCCGACGTTGCTGACGGACGTGCAGCAGTCCATGAGCGTCGCACGCGCGGAGGTCTTCGGGCCTGTCCTGTCGGTACTGACCTTCCGCACTCCGGAGGAGGCCGTTACCAAGGCCAACAACACCCCTCACGGGCTCGCGGCCGGGGTCTGGAGCGAGAAGGGTTCACGGGCGTTGTGGACGGCACGCCGGCTGCGCACCGGCGTGGTCTGGGCCAACGCGTTCCACCGGTTCGATCCCACGGCGCCCTTCGGGGGGCGCGGTGAGTCCGGGGAGGGCCGCGTGGGCGGCGCAGCGGGTCTGGAGGCCTATCTCGATGTCTGA
- the deoC gene encoding deoxyribose-phosphate aldolase has translation MVDSPPSSPPEAGLPGDLAEATRDEAALTRFLRGLPGIDAVGLEQRAASLAGRAVKGDAKLRAIDTAIGMVDLTTLEGADNASKVRALAAKARHPDSRFPDVPRVAALCVYPDLVSDAVAALRGSGVGVASVATAFPSGRSTIRAKLAEVELAVESGADEVDMVIDRGAFLAGEYGRVFDEIEQVRAACAPAHLKVILETGELGGYDNVWRASWLALLAGADFVKTSTGKVSPAATLPVTHVLLRAVREWRDRTGQPRGVKPAGGIRTTKDAVRYLVAVLEVAGPEWLSPELFRFGASGLLNDLLMQRETQLDGHYSGPDQVAVDL, from the coding sequence ATGGTCGATTCGCCGCCCTCCAGCCCACCGGAAGCGGGTCTGCCGGGTGACCTGGCCGAGGCCACGCGCGACGAAGCCGCGCTGACGCGCTTCCTGCGCGGCCTGCCCGGCATCGACGCGGTGGGCCTCGAACAGCGGGCCGCGTCCCTGGCCGGACGTGCGGTCAAGGGGGATGCCAAGCTGCGCGCCATCGACACCGCCATAGGCATGGTGGACCTGACCACCCTGGAAGGGGCCGACAACGCGAGCAAGGTGCGGGCGCTGGCCGCGAAGGCCCGCCACCCGGACTCGCGGTTCCCCGACGTGCCGCGGGTCGCCGCGTTGTGCGTGTACCCGGACCTGGTCTCCGACGCGGTGGCGGCGCTGCGTGGCTCCGGGGTGGGGGTGGCCTCGGTGGCCACCGCGTTCCCCTCGGGCCGCTCCACGATCCGCGCCAAGCTCGCCGAGGTGGAACTGGCCGTGGAGTCCGGCGCCGACGAGGTGGACATGGTCATCGACCGCGGCGCTTTCCTGGCGGGTGAGTACGGCCGGGTGTTCGACGAGATCGAACAGGTGCGGGCCGCCTGCGCTCCGGCCCACCTGAAGGTCATCCTGGAGACGGGGGAACTGGGCGGCTACGACAACGTGTGGCGGGCCAGCTGGCTCGCCCTGCTGGCCGGAGCGGATTTCGTCAAGACCTCCACGGGCAAGGTCTCCCCCGCCGCCACCCTCCCGGTGACCCACGTACTGTTGCGCGCGGTGCGGGAGTGGCGCGACCGGACCGGGCAGCCGCGCGGCGTGAAACCGGCTGGTGGAATCCGCACCACGAAGGACGCGGTGCGCTACCTCGTCGCGGTGCTGGAGGTGGCCGGACCGGAGTGGCTGAGCCCGGAGTTGTTCCGGTTCGGAGCGTCCGGACTGCTCAACGACCTGCTGATGCAGCGCGAAACGCAACTCGACGGCCACTACAGTGGCCCCGACCAGGTGGCGGTGGATCTTTGA
- a CDS encoding PadR family transcriptional regulator — MTEKKSVERQTQWLRGVLDLAVLALLAESGEDYGYTLVRRLDEAGLPGMRPGTLYPLLNRLDSEGLVRSEWRAGSGGPGRKFFLLTERGRAVLAEQGPLWTEFAKNATAVLERGMNS, encoded by the coding sequence GTGACGGAGAAGAAGTCGGTGGAGCGGCAGACGCAGTGGCTGCGCGGCGTGCTGGATCTCGCCGTGCTCGCGCTGCTGGCGGAGAGCGGGGAGGACTACGGCTACACCCTGGTTCGGCGCCTCGACGAGGCCGGGCTCCCCGGTATGAGACCGGGAACGCTGTACCCGCTGCTGAACCGCCTGGATTCGGAGGGCCTGGTGCGCAGTGAGTGGCGTGCCGGTTCCGGCGGACCGGGCAGGAAGTTCTTCCTGCTCACCGAACGGGGCCGCGCGGTACTGGCCGAACAGGGGCCGCTGTGGACCGAGTTCGCCAAGAACGCCACCGCAGTACTGGAACGGGGGATGAACTCATGA
- the metG gene encoding methionine--tRNA ligase, producing the protein MSTPVLTAVAWPYTNGPRHIGHVSGIGVPSDVFSRYHRMAGNKVLMVSGSDEHGTPIQVQAEKEGITPRELVDKYHRVIAEDMGSLGVSYDLYTRTTTGNHYQVVQQIFLALYRNGYIVPRTTTGAVSPSTGRTLPDRYIEGTCPICGQDGARGDQCDNCGNQLDAAELRNPVSRINGEVPRFVETEHLFLDLPAFTESLGKWLATRTDWRSNVLNFTRNLVEDMRPRPITRDLDWGVPVPLDGWDEQSMKRLYVWFDAVIGYFSASVEWARRSGDPEAWRAWWNDPEALRVYFMGKDNITFHAQIWPALLMGHNGAGDRGGTTGPYGELNLPTEIASSEFLTMTGSKFSTSRGTVIYVRDFVREFGPDALRYFISAAGPETQDVDFTWDEFVRRINFELANEWGNLVNRAVSLAAKNVGAVPEPKAPEAADEELRTMARQAFDVVGGHLRRSRFRAATQEAMRVVSAANKYLSEQEPWKRKDDPERRDTILHTALQLVSDANTLLTPFLPHSAQKVHELLGGTGTWAAQPRLEEVDDLDVSDRSYPVLTGDYAAEQASWQSRPIEVGTPLSKPTPLFGKLDPELAETGPEWAPIKD; encoded by the coding sequence ATGAGTACCCCCGTGCTTACCGCAGTGGCCTGGCCCTACACCAACGGGCCGCGACACATCGGTCACGTCTCCGGAATCGGTGTCCCCTCGGACGTCTTCTCGCGGTATCACCGAATGGCCGGGAACAAGGTGCTCATGGTCTCCGGCAGCGACGAGCACGGGACCCCCATCCAGGTGCAGGCGGAGAAGGAGGGCATCACCCCGCGCGAGCTGGTGGACAAGTACCACCGGGTGATCGCCGAGGACATGGGGTCGCTGGGGGTCAGCTACGACCTCTACACCCGGACCACCACGGGCAACCACTACCAGGTGGTGCAGCAGATCTTCCTCGCGCTGTACCGCAACGGCTACATCGTTCCCCGGACCACCACCGGGGCGGTCAGCCCCTCCACGGGTCGGACCCTGCCCGATCGTTACATCGAGGGCACCTGCCCGATCTGCGGCCAGGACGGGGCGCGTGGCGACCAGTGCGACAACTGCGGCAACCAGCTCGACGCCGCCGAACTGCGCAACCCGGTCTCCCGGATCAACGGGGAAGTGCCGCGCTTCGTCGAGACCGAGCACCTCTTCCTGGACCTGCCCGCCTTCACCGAGTCGCTCGGCAAGTGGCTGGCCACGCGTACCGACTGGCGCTCCAACGTCCTGAACTTCACCCGCAACCTGGTCGAGGACATGCGGCCCAGGCCGATCACCCGCGACCTCGACTGGGGCGTGCCCGTGCCGCTCGACGGCTGGGACGAGCAGTCGATGAAGCGGCTGTACGTGTGGTTCGACGCGGTGATCGGCTACTTCTCAGCCAGCGTCGAGTGGGCCAGGCGCTCCGGGGACCCGGAGGCCTGGCGTGCCTGGTGGAACGACCCGGAGGCGCTCCGGGTGTACTTCATGGGCAAGGACAACATCACCTTCCACGCCCAGATCTGGCCCGCCCTGCTGATGGGGCACAACGGAGCGGGGGACCGCGGCGGCACCACCGGTCCCTACGGAGAGCTGAACCTGCCCACGGAGATCGCCTCCAGCGAGTTCCTCACCATGACCGGGTCCAAGTTCTCCACCTCCCGGGGGACCGTGATCTACGTGCGTGACTTCGTGCGCGAGTTCGGGCCGGACGCGCTGCGCTACTTCATCTCGGCGGCGGGGCCCGAGACGCAGGACGTGGACTTCACCTGGGACGAGTTCGTCCGCAGGATCAACTTCGAGCTCGCCAACGAGTGGGGGAACCTGGTCAACCGCGCGGTGTCGCTGGCGGCCAAGAACGTCGGTGCCGTTCCCGAGCCCAAGGCCCCGGAGGCGGCCGACGAGGAGCTCAGGACCATGGCCCGGCAGGCCTTCGACGTGGTCGGTGGTCACCTGCGGCGTTCCCGGTTCCGGGCGGCCACCCAGGAGGCGATGCGGGTGGTCTCGGCGGCCAACAAGTACCTGTCCGAGCAGGAACCCTGGAAGCGCAAGGACGACCCTGAGCGGCGCGACACCATCCTGCACACCGCGTTGCAGCTGGTATCGGACGCCAACACGCTGCTCACGCCCTTCCTGCCGCATTCGGCGCAAAAGGTGCACGAGCTGCTGGGCGGCACCGGCACGTGGGCGGCGCAGCCGCGACTGGAGGAGGTCGACGACCTGGACGTGTCCGACCGCTCCTATCCGGTCCTGACCGGTGACTACGCCGCCGAGCAGGCCAGCTGGCAGTCCCGCCCGATCGAGGTCGGTACACCGTTGAGCAAGCCGACCCCGCTGTTCGGCAAGCTCGACCCCGAGCTGGCCGAGACCGGTCCGGAGTGGGCCCCGATCAAGGACTGA
- a CDS encoding ABC transporter permease: MSTIPLYTRYQFRETMRIPMAALGTLAFPTLFMLLFVVSNRSVSGDAAAATEAAGQMSLFAVISAFVFNLGAGVAEDRAKAWHAYLRTLPVGPMAQLGGRLCNALCFALLSLVPVGLAAMLLTEAEASVVEVGTTLFALVLAGIPFAFLGLAVGYSMPLKAAIPTVQLILFPLAFAGGLFLPPSLFPGWLDAISNALPTRAARELVLGALTGGGPPLTALLIAVGWAVVLGALAVFTFRRDEGRRFR; encoded by the coding sequence ATGAGCACCATACCGCTGTACACGCGCTACCAGTTCCGCGAGACGATGCGGATCCCCATGGCCGCGCTGGGAACGCTCGCGTTTCCCACGCTGTTCATGCTGCTTTTCGTCGTCTCCAACCGCTCGGTCTCCGGCGACGCCGCCGCGGCCACCGAAGCCGCGGGGCAGATGTCGCTGTTCGCCGTGATCAGTGCTTTCGTGTTCAACCTCGGAGCCGGAGTCGCCGAGGACCGCGCCAAGGCCTGGCACGCATACCTGCGGACACTGCCCGTCGGGCCGATGGCACAGCTCGGCGGCAGGCTGTGCAACGCACTGTGTTTCGCGCTGCTGTCACTGGTGCCGGTGGGGCTGGCGGCGATGCTGCTCACCGAAGCCGAGGCTTCGGTGGTCGAGGTGGGCACGACGCTGTTCGCGCTGGTCCTCGCGGGGATACCGTTCGCCTTCCTCGGGCTCGCGGTGGGGTACTCCATGCCGCTCAAGGCCGCCATCCCCACTGTCCAGCTGATACTTTTCCCCTTGGCGTTCGCGGGAGGCCTGTTCCTGCCGCCGAGCCTGTTCCCGGGGTGGCTGGACGCGATTTCGAACGCACTTCCGACGAGGGCCGCCCGCGAGCTCGTGCTCGGCGCGCTGACCGGAGGCGGGCCGCCGCTGACCGCGTTGTTGATCGCCGTGGGGTGGGCGGTGGTCCTCGGAGCGCTGGCGGTGTTCACCTTCCGCCGTGACGAGGGGAGACGGTTCCGCTGA
- a CDS encoding aldehyde dehydrogenase family protein, translating to MSDEESLANTRKRVAVPKTYKLYVGGSFSRSESGRVLPVTGSDGEFRANAAQASRKDLRDAVSAARKAFGGWAGASAHNRGQVMFRVAEMLEGTRERFAGEVAAAEGLSVPEAEAVVDTAVDRMFWYAGWADKLGVLTGGVNQVAGPYTSHSGPEPVGVVGVVAPRRSSLLGLVSVLAPVMAAGNCAVVLVGPEGAVPAVSLCEALATSDVPGGVVNVLTGEPAELGSRLASHADVDALDPSGAEESLRVELEEAAASTVKRVLDVPLLEQDWSEAPTPKRLRAFTDLKTVWHPLGE from the coding sequence ATGTCTGACGAGGAGTCGTTGGCGAACACGCGGAAGAGGGTGGCGGTGCCCAAGACCTACAAGCTCTACGTGGGCGGCTCCTTCTCGCGCTCCGAGTCGGGGCGGGTCCTGCCCGTCACCGGCTCGGACGGGGAGTTCCGGGCCAACGCGGCACAGGCCTCCCGCAAGGACCTGCGCGACGCGGTCTCGGCGGCCCGCAAGGCCTTCGGCGGCTGGGCGGGTGCGAGTGCCCACAACCGGGGCCAGGTGATGTTCCGCGTCGCCGAGATGCTGGAGGGCACCCGGGAGCGGTTCGCGGGCGAGGTCGCCGCAGCCGAGGGGCTCTCCGTCCCCGAGGCCGAAGCGGTCGTGGACACCGCCGTGGACCGGATGTTCTGGTACGCGGGCTGGGCCGACAAGCTCGGCGTGCTGACCGGCGGTGTCAACCAGGTGGCGGGCCCCTACACCTCCCACAGCGGCCCCGAGCCCGTCGGAGTGGTCGGGGTGGTGGCGCCCCGGCGCTCCTCGCTGCTGGGCCTGGTCAGCGTGCTCGCCCCGGTGATGGCGGCGGGCAACTGCGCGGTGGTGCTCGTCGGTCCGGAGGGGGCGGTGCCCGCCGTGAGCCTGTGCGAGGCGCTGGCGACCTCGGACGTGCCTGGCGGTGTGGTCAACGTGCTCACCGGGGAGCCGGCCGAGCTGGGCTCGCGGCTGGCCTCGCACGCCGATGTGGACGCGCTGGACCCGAGCGGGGCCGAGGAGTCCCTCCGGGTCGAGCTGGAGGAGGCGGCCGCCTCGACCGTCAAGCGGGTGCTCGACGTCCCGCTTCTGGAGCAGGACTGGAGTGAGGCCCCCACTCCGAAGCGGTTGCGGGCCTTCACGGACCTGAAGACGGTGTGGCACCCCCTGGGCGAGTGA
- a CDS encoding transcriptional regulator, with the protein MTPADGRLDPIIHAQARLRVMTTLAALPTEDRIAFGRLRELLDMTPGNLITHLRKLEEAGYTDSTKTGPGRGTTYVCLTSAGRSAFDQYMRQLRALLEPVTDEGNS; encoded by the coding sequence ATGACCCCTGCCGACGGCCGGCTCGATCCGATCATCCACGCCCAGGCGAGGCTGCGGGTGATGACCACTCTGGCGGCGCTGCCCACCGAGGACCGGATCGCTTTCGGCCGGCTGCGGGAACTGCTGGACATGACACCGGGAAACCTGATCACCCACCTGCGCAAGCTCGAAGAGGCGGGCTACACCGACAGCACCAAGACGGGCCCCGGCCGAGGCACCACCTACGTGTGCCTCACCAGTGCCGGGCGCAGCGCCTTCGACCAGTACATGCGGCAGCTTCGGGCCCTGTTGGAACCGGTCACCGACGAGGGGAACTCATGA